One Parageobacillus sp. KH3-4 genomic region harbors:
- the argB gene encoding acetylglutamate kinase — translation MGKTIVIKCGGSVLSDLSPSFFTSLQAMYEHGMNVVLVHGGGPEIGKMLERLHVHSEFVNGLRKTTKEVLEVVEMILAGKVNKQLVALLQQYGLPAVGVSGVDACLLQAAPINLEKLGYVGKVVNVNGDFVAKLLQSRYVPVISPIGTDKDGQKYNINADTAAGAVAKAIKAAQLLFVTDVPGILRDGAVVKEATIDAIERMINEGIITGGMIPKVKAAIAALSESLHEVLIVSGKAPFYENGQLYGTTIRNEVGVY, via the coding sequence ATGGGAAAGACGATTGTCATCAAGTGCGGAGGAAGCGTGTTAAGCGATCTATCGCCGTCGTTTTTTACGAGTTTGCAAGCGATGTACGAACATGGCATGAACGTTGTCCTCGTTCATGGTGGGGGACCGGAAATCGGAAAAATGCTGGAGCGGCTCCATGTGCACAGTGAATTTGTGAACGGGTTGCGCAAAACGACAAAAGAAGTGTTAGAAGTGGTGGAAATGATTTTGGCAGGCAAAGTGAATAAACAGCTCGTTGCATTATTGCAGCAATACGGACTGCCTGCAGTCGGCGTTTCTGGTGTAGACGCCTGTTTATTGCAAGCAGCGCCAATCAACTTGGAAAAGCTTGGATATGTAGGGAAAGTCGTCAATGTCAATGGCGATTTTGTCGCTAAACTGTTGCAATCGCGTTACGTTCCGGTCATTTCGCCGATCGGAACGGATAAAGATGGCCAAAAATATAACATTAACGCCGATACAGCGGCGGGTGCGGTAGCGAAAGCGATCAAGGCGGCGCAACTGCTGTTTGTGACGGACGTTCCAGGAATTTTACGGGACGGTGCTGTCGTGAAAGAGGCAACGATCGATGCGATTGAACGAATGATAAACGAAGGCATCATTACGGGAGGAATGATTCCAAAGGTAAAAGCGGCGATTGCCGCGCTGTCGGAATCGCTTCATGAAGTGTTGATCGTCAGCGGAAAAGCGCCATTTTATGAAAACGGGCAATTATATGGAACGACGATTCGAAACGAAGTGGGGGTCTATTAA
- a CDS encoding carbamoyl phosphate synthase large subunit yields the protein MPKDTSLQSILIIGSGPIVIGQAAEFDYSGTQACIALKEEGYRVILVNNNPATIMTDEVHADAVYFEPLTVDSVEAIIAKERPDGLLATFGGQTGLNLAFQLHEAGILEKYGVKLLGTPIEAIKRGEDREAFRALMYELGEPVPESEIITNVDEAVAFAEKIGFPIIIRPAYTLGGTGGGIAETMEQFIALVEKGLAESPITQCLIERSVAGYKEIEYEVMRDHTNTCITVCNMENVDPVGIHTGDSIVVAPSQTLTDEEYQMLRSSAIKIISALGIIGGCNIQFALDPFSKRYYLIEVNPRVSRSSALASKATGYPIARIAAKLAVGYTLAELLNPVTKTTYASFEPALDYVVVKFPRLPFDKFPFGDRQLGTQMKATGEVMAIDRNMERAFQKAVYSLEGKNKGLYLPELVDKTDDELKQLLIRKDDRRFFAILELFRRGETIDAVYELTKIDRFFLHSFYQLIELEKKAKETSLDQIDEATFRLLKEKGFSDAFLAEAWNVKESDVREKRKQLGIVPSYKMVDTCAAEFHSETDYYYSTYFGEDERKKSGKEKVLIIGAGPIRIGQGIEFDYSSVHSVYALQKEGYETVLMNNNPETVSTDFAVADRLYFEPLTLEEVLNVIEAEQIKKVIVQFGGQTAINLVKGLEEANVSLLGVTYDMIDQLEDRDRFYQLLEELDIPHVPGMMADNEEELVSNAKKIGYPVLLRPSYVIGGRGMFIVKSEQQLRGLLEQGAITYPLLIDAYLDGKEAEVDVVADGNDILLPTIIEHVEKAGVHSGDSHAVLPAQTITNEEQSKIITYAEKIIKKLQFKGIMNIQYVIANGRVYVLEVNPRASRTVPIVSKTTGIPLAQIATKLLLGKCLKDVIDEKQRRLANLPYLVLKYPVFSTYKLPGVDPLVGPEMKSTGEGISIAKTMEEAAAKAFYSYLSKRSDAREIYVNGEISDELLEIMKAKQLIAVSDMPFSEWIKRKEALAFFDLQKDEKDAQRRMLALSRQIMTFTESETFQLFLQAIDVKKFSVLSIQEWLDKKKQTEKAVIM from the coding sequence ATGCCTAAAGATACATCGCTGCAATCGATTTTAATCATCGGCTCCGGCCCGATCGTCATCGGACAGGCGGCGGAATTTGACTATTCCGGCACGCAAGCATGTATCGCTTTGAAAGAAGAAGGATACCGCGTTATTTTAGTAAATAACAATCCGGCGACGATTATGACGGATGAAGTTCATGCCGACGCCGTGTATTTTGAGCCGTTGACGGTAGATAGCGTGGAGGCGATTATCGCGAAAGAGCGGCCTGACGGGCTGCTCGCGACATTTGGAGGACAGACGGGATTAAACTTGGCGTTTCAGCTTCATGAAGCCGGGATTTTAGAAAAATATGGGGTAAAATTGCTTGGCACACCGATTGAAGCGATCAAAAGAGGAGAAGACCGCGAAGCGTTTCGCGCGCTTATGTATGAACTAGGCGAACCAGTTCCGGAAAGCGAAATTATTACGAACGTTGACGAAGCGGTCGCTTTTGCCGAAAAAATCGGATTTCCGATCATTATTCGCCCCGCTTATACGCTCGGAGGAACGGGCGGGGGAATTGCGGAAACGATGGAGCAGTTTATTGCTCTAGTCGAAAAAGGGCTCGCGGAAAGCCCGATTACGCAATGCCTCATTGAACGGAGCGTGGCTGGATATAAAGAAATTGAATACGAAGTGATGCGCGACCATACGAATACGTGCATTACTGTTTGCAATATGGAAAACGTCGATCCCGTCGGCATCCATACCGGCGACTCGATCGTCGTTGCCCCATCGCAAACGTTGACGGACGAGGAATATCAAATGCTGCGTTCCTCAGCTATCAAAATTATTTCGGCGCTTGGCATTATCGGAGGGTGCAACATTCAGTTTGCGCTCGACCCATTTAGCAAACGGTACTATTTAATTGAAGTGAATCCGCGTGTCAGCCGTTCATCGGCGCTCGCATCCAAGGCGACGGGATATCCGATCGCGCGCATAGCTGCGAAATTAGCAGTCGGCTATACGTTGGCAGAACTTCTTAATCCGGTAACGAAAACGACGTACGCGAGCTTTGAGCCAGCGCTCGATTATGTTGTCGTGAAATTTCCGCGCTTGCCGTTTGATAAATTTCCTTTCGGCGATCGCCAGCTTGGCACGCAAATGAAAGCGACGGGAGAAGTAATGGCGATCGACCGCAACATGGAACGCGCATTTCAAAAAGCGGTTTACTCATTAGAAGGGAAGAATAAAGGATTATATTTGCCAGAGCTCGTTGACAAAACAGATGATGAATTGAAACAACTGCTTATCCGAAAAGATGACCGCCGCTTTTTTGCAATTCTCGAACTGTTCCGCCGCGGAGAAACGATCGATGCCGTGTATGAATTGACAAAAATCGACCGTTTCTTTTTGCATTCGTTTTATCAGCTGATTGAATTAGAAAAGAAAGCGAAAGAAACGAGTTTAGACCAAATCGATGAAGCAACGTTCCGTCTCTTGAAAGAAAAAGGATTTTCTGATGCGTTTTTGGCAGAAGCATGGAATGTGAAAGAAAGTGATGTGAGAGAAAAGCGAAAACAACTTGGCATCGTTCCGTCGTATAAAATGGTTGATACGTGTGCGGCGGAGTTCCATTCGGAAACGGATTATTATTATTCGACATACTTCGGCGAAGATGAGCGGAAAAAAAGCGGGAAAGAGAAAGTATTAATTATTGGCGCGGGGCCAATTCGAATCGGGCAAGGAATCGAATTTGATTACAGTTCCGTGCATAGCGTATACGCGCTTCAAAAAGAAGGATATGAAACGGTGTTAATGAACAACAATCCGGAAACCGTCAGCACCGATTTTGCCGTAGCCGACCGCCTTTATTTCGAGCCGCTTACGCTAGAAGAAGTGCTGAATGTGATTGAAGCGGAACAGATTAAAAAAGTAATCGTTCAGTTTGGAGGACAGACGGCGATTAATCTCGTTAAAGGGCTTGAAGAAGCAAATGTCTCCCTTCTTGGCGTCACTTACGATATGATTGACCAGCTGGAAGATCGCGATCGTTTTTATCAGCTATTAGAAGAATTGGACATTCCGCACGTGCCGGGAATGATGGCGGACAATGAAGAAGAACTTGTTTCGAACGCGAAGAAAATCGGTTATCCGGTATTGCTCCGCCCTTCTTACGTCATCGGCGGCAGAGGAATGTTTATCGTCAAAAGTGAACAACAATTGCGCGGGTTGCTAGAGCAAGGCGCGATTACGTATCCGCTGTTAATTGACGCCTATTTAGACGGAAAAGAAGCGGAAGTCGACGTTGTCGCGGATGGAAACGATATTTTGCTTCCGACGATCATTGAACATGTGGAAAAAGCGGGAGTGCATTCAGGGGACAGCCATGCAGTGCTGCCGGCACAAACGATTACGAATGAAGAACAATCGAAGATCATTACGTACGCCGAAAAAATTATAAAAAAATTGCAGTTTAAAGGGATTATGAACATTCAATACGTCATTGCCAACGGCCGCGTATACGTATTGGAGGTGAATCCGCGCGCCAGCCGGACCGTTCCGATCGTCAGCAAGACAACAGGCATACCGCTTGCACAAATTGCGACAAAATTATTGCTTGGGAAATGTTTAAAGGATGTCATTGATGAAAAGCAGCGCCGTTTGGCGAACTTGCCATATCTTGTCCTAAAATATCCGGTGTTTTCGACATATAAGCTGCCTGGGGTCGATCCGCTCGTCGGCCCGGAAATGAAGTCGACGGGAGAAGGGATCAGCATCGCAAAAACAATGGAAGAAGCGGCAGCAAAGGCGTTTTACTCCTATTTGTCGAAAAGGAGCGACGCCCGCGAAATTTATGTAAATGGCGAAATAAGCGATGAACTTCTTGAAATAATGAAAGCAAAACAATTAATTGCTGTTTCCGATATGCCGTTTTCTGAATGGATAAAACGCAAGGAAGCGTTGGCGTTTTTCGATTTGCAAAAAGACGAAAAAGATGCGCAACGTCGAATGCTTGCGTTGTCGCGGCAAATTATGACGTTTACCGAAAGCGAGACGTTTCAACTCTTTTTGCAAGCGATCGATGTGAAAAAATTTTCTGTTTTATCCATTCAAGAATGGCTTGACAAGAAAAAACAAACGGAGAAAGCGGTGATTATGTGA
- a CDS encoding acetylornithine transaminase: MGALFPTYNRWNICIQSAEGTTVTDTNGKQYLDFISGIAVCNLGHRHPVVQKAIEEQLKRFWHVSNLFTIELQEEVAELLVANSCGDYVFFCNSGAEANEAALKLARKHTGRHKVITFRQSFHGRTFATMSATGQEKVYKGFGPLLPEFVHLPFNDIKALENEMNEDVAAVMVEIVQGEGGVRPADAAFLQKIAELCKQYGALFIVDEVQTGIGRTGKPFAYQHFAIEPDIITSAKGLGSGIPVGAMIGKAFLKDAFTAGVHGSTFGGNPIAMAAAKATLQIVFQPDFLQDVQEKGTYLLARLQEALSDFELVKEVRGLGLLVGIECGEDITKLIPAIHENGLLVLTAGPNVIRLLPPLIVSKEELDQAVEAMKQTIQKAKTAAAK, encoded by the coding sequence ATGGGAGCGTTATTTCCAACATATAACCGCTGGAATATTTGTATACAATCAGCAGAAGGGACGACGGTTACCGATACAAATGGAAAACAGTATTTAGATTTTATTTCCGGGATTGCTGTTTGTAACCTTGGCCATCGCCATCCTGTGGTACAAAAAGCAATCGAAGAACAGCTCAAGCGGTTTTGGCATGTCTCCAATTTATTTACTATTGAACTGCAGGAAGAAGTTGCGGAACTTCTCGTTGCAAATAGCTGCGGTGATTACGTATTTTTCTGCAATAGCGGTGCGGAAGCGAATGAGGCGGCATTAAAATTGGCGCGTAAACATACAGGACGCCATAAAGTCATTACATTTCGGCAATCGTTTCATGGACGGACGTTTGCGACGATGTCGGCTACAGGACAAGAAAAAGTATACAAAGGGTTTGGCCCGCTTTTGCCGGAATTTGTTCATCTGCCGTTTAACGATATCAAAGCACTCGAAAACGAAATGAACGAAGATGTCGCGGCGGTGATGGTGGAAATCGTTCAAGGGGAAGGCGGGGTCAGACCGGCTGATGCCGCGTTTTTACAAAAAATCGCCGAACTTTGCAAGCAATATGGTGCGCTGTTTATTGTTGATGAAGTGCAAACAGGGATCGGGCGCACCGGGAAACCGTTTGCTTATCAACATTTTGCCATTGAGCCGGATATTATTACAAGCGCGAAAGGACTAGGAAGTGGCATTCCGGTTGGTGCGATGATCGGCAAGGCGTTTTTGAAAGATGCGTTTACGGCGGGGGTACACGGTTCAACGTTCGGCGGCAATCCAATCGCGATGGCGGCCGCAAAAGCGACATTGCAGATCGTTTTTCAGCCTGACTTTTTGCAAGACGTACAAGAAAAAGGAACCTATTTGTTAGCGCGTCTGCAAGAAGCATTAAGCGATTTCGAGTTAGTAAAAGAAGTGCGAGGGCTTGGTCTGTTAGTTGGCATTGAATGTGGCGAAGACATTACGAAACTAATCCCGGCCATTCACGAAAATGGCCTGCTCGTATTAACGGCCGGTCCAAACGTAATTCGGCTATTGCCGCCGCTGATTGTTTCGAAAGAAGAATTGGATCAGGCAGTAGAGGCGATGAAACAAACGATACAGAAAGCAAAAACCGCAGCTGCGAAATAA
- the argJ gene encoding bifunctional ornithine acetyltransferase/N-acetylglutamate synthase translates to MVIAKEEKPKTKIFYIAEGTVVTPKGFKAAGVHAGLRYAKKDLGVIVCDVPASCAAVYTQNHFQAAPLKVTQQSIATEQKLQAIVVNSACANACTGERGLKDAYEMRELCAQQFGIAPHLVAVASTGVIGELMPMEKIREGMKKLQPGVLPENAEAFQTAILTTDTVMKKACYQTTIDGKTVTVGGAAKGSGMIHPNMATMLAFITTDANISSPLLQETLRSITDVSFNQITVDGDTSTNDMVIVMASGLAGNKELTPDHPDWENFYEALKKTCEDLAKQIAKDGEGATKLIEVRVNGAKTDDDAKKIAKQIVGSNLVKTAVYGADANWGRIICAIGYAGAMVDPDNVDISIGPISMLKGSEPQLFSEEEASAYLQNDEIVIEVDLHLGNGTGVAWGCDLTYDYVKINASYRT, encoded by the coding sequence ATGGTGATCGCAAAGGAAGAAAAGCCAAAAACGAAAATTTTTTATATTGCCGAAGGAACGGTCGTCACGCCGAAAGGGTTTAAAGCAGCGGGCGTGCACGCCGGCTTGCGCTATGCGAAAAAAGATTTAGGCGTCATCGTGTGCGATGTGCCGGCTTCTTGCGCCGCGGTTTACACGCAAAACCATTTTCAAGCTGCTCCGCTGAAAGTGACGCAGCAAAGCATCGCGACCGAACAAAAATTGCAGGCAATCGTCGTCAACAGCGCGTGCGCAAATGCATGCACAGGGGAAAGAGGATTAAAAGATGCGTATGAAATGAGAGAGTTATGTGCACAACAGTTCGGCATTGCCCCGCATCTTGTTGCGGTCGCTTCTACCGGCGTAATCGGTGAGTTGATGCCGATGGAAAAAATCCGTGAAGGAATGAAAAAATTGCAGCCAGGCGTCTTGCCGGAAAATGCGGAGGCGTTTCAAACCGCGATTTTAACGACGGATACGGTGATGAAAAAAGCGTGTTACCAGACGACCATTGATGGAAAAACGGTCACGGTCGGCGGCGCGGCGAAAGGTTCAGGAATGATTCATCCAAATATGGCGACGATGCTGGCGTTTATCACCACTGATGCCAATATTTCTTCGCCGCTGTTGCAAGAAACGCTTCGTTCGATTACGGATGTATCGTTTAATCAAATTACGGTGGATGGGGACACGTCCACGAACGATATGGTCATTGTGATGGCGAGCGGGCTTGCTGGGAATAAAGAATTAACGCCGGACCATCCGGACTGGGAAAACTTTTATGAAGCGCTGAAAAAAACGTGTGAGGATTTAGCGAAACAAATCGCCAAAGACGGCGAAGGAGCGACGAAGTTAATTGAAGTGCGTGTAAACGGGGCAAAAACGGATGATGATGCGAAAAAAATCGCCAAGCAAATCGTTGGCTCCAATTTAGTAAAAACGGCCGTCTATGGCGCCGACGCGAATTGGGGAAGAATTATTTGCGCAATCGGATACGCAGGAGCAATGGTGGATCCGGACAATGTCGATATTTCGATCGGTCCAATTTCCATGCTAAAAGGAAGCGAGCCACAGCTATTTTCCGAAGAGGAAGCGAGCGCATACTTGCAAAACGATGAAATTGTCATTGAAGTAGATCTGCATCTCGGCAACGGGACAGGAGTTGCTTGGGGCTGCGACTTAACTTATGATTACGTGAAAATTAATGCGAGTTATCGTACTTAA
- a CDS encoding carbamoyl phosphate synthase small subunit — protein MEAYLHLANGKTFVGQLESPLPNSEVSGEIVFFTGMTGYQEVLTDPSYKNQIIVFTYPLIGNYGINADDFESKRPHVQAVIVYEASSRGYHYDAKYSLKEYLQQWNIPLLTHVDTRALVKEIRNEGTMMAKLAVSPSCAAAAFAENPFPVRDVSTAQIETYGSGEPHLVLIDFGYKKSILQSLVARGCKVTVVPYHTSFEAIESIKPDGIVLSNGPGDPKQLSGQLANIRQIIDHYPTLGICLGHQLVALSYGADTEKLRFGHRGANQPVYDAVKQKVFMTSQNHSYVVKKESLANTPFDIRFTNVNDGSIEGMVHRHKPILSVQYHPEAHPGPSDTNHIFDEFLQTVVKGEKVYA, from the coding sequence ATGGAAGCATATTTGCATTTGGCAAACGGAAAGACGTTTGTCGGACAGTTAGAATCGCCGCTTCCAAATAGCGAAGTGAGTGGAGAAATCGTCTTTTTTACCGGAATGACCGGTTATCAAGAAGTGCTAACAGACCCTTCATATAAAAATCAAATCATCGTGTTTACGTATCCGTTAATCGGAAATTACGGCATTAACGCGGATGATTTCGAAAGCAAGCGCCCGCATGTACAGGCGGTGATCGTTTATGAAGCGAGCAGTCGCGGATATCATTACGACGCGAAATATAGTTTAAAAGAGTATTTGCAACAATGGAACATTCCGTTGTTAACCCATGTCGATACGCGCGCGTTGGTCAAAGAGATTCGCAACGAAGGAACGATGATGGCAAAACTTGCTGTTTCGCCGTCGTGCGCTGCAGCAGCGTTTGCTGAAAATCCATTTCCGGTCCGTGATGTGTCGACTGCGCAAATAGAAACATATGGAAGTGGCGAGCCTCATCTTGTATTAATCGATTTCGGCTACAAAAAATCGATTTTGCAGTCATTGGTAGCGCGGGGATGCAAAGTTACCGTCGTTCCATATCATACTTCATTCGAAGCGATCGAATCGATAAAGCCGGATGGAATCGTATTATCCAATGGTCCTGGAGATCCGAAACAGCTTTCCGGACAGCTGGCAAACATCCGCCAAATTATTGACCATTATCCAACGCTGGGAATTTGTCTTGGCCATCAGCTAGTGGCGCTTTCATACGGCGCAGACACGGAAAAGCTCCGCTTCGGCCATCGCGGGGCAAACCAACCTGTCTATGACGCGGTAAAACAAAAAGTGTTTATGACATCGCAAAATCACAGTTATGTCGTTAAGAAAGAAAGTTTGGCGAACACGCCGTTTGACATCCGATTTACAAACGTCAATGACGGTTCCATCGAAGGAATGGTGCACCGCCATAAACCAATTTTATCAGTGCAGTACCATCCGGAGGCACATCCAGGCCCTAGCGATACGAACCATATATTTGACGAGTTTTTGCAAACGGTAGTAAAAGGAGAGAAAGTGTATGCCTAA
- a CDS encoding YwiC-like family protein: MENRQKQKWIIPKQHGAWAMLVIPFLLGAYAGGFTWLHLPLFLGWLFLYLATYPLLMAIKSRRKQEYMKSFGRYIAIAAAPLAICLWHAPFLFYFGMAMIPLFLINIYYTKRKQERAFWNDVAAIAAFCVGGLASFYIGRGALTVQALELAVFCFLFFLGSTFYVKTMIREKKNPIYKWLSWGYHGLLMIGLVAIGYPLFVLAYVPSVVRAVYLYGKSLPIMKLGILEFANAIYFLIAMVVLYS; the protein is encoded by the coding sequence ATGGAAAACCGGCAAAAGCAAAAATGGATTATTCCGAAACAGCATGGCGCTTGGGCGATGCTTGTCATTCCGTTTTTGTTGGGAGCGTACGCGGGCGGATTTACATGGCTTCATTTGCCGTTATTTCTAGGCTGGCTTTTCTTATATTTAGCGACATACCCGCTGTTGATGGCGATAAAATCAAGGCGTAAACAAGAGTATATGAAATCGTTTGGCCGCTATATTGCCATTGCCGCAGCGCCGCTTGCCATTTGCTTATGGCACGCGCCATTTTTATTTTATTTTGGAATGGCGATGATTCCGCTGTTTCTTATCAATATTTACTACACGAAGCGGAAACAGGAGCGGGCTTTTTGGAATGACGTTGCGGCAATCGCCGCTTTTTGTGTCGGCGGCCTTGCCAGCTTTTATATCGGACGCGGGGCATTAACGGTACAAGCGTTGGAGCTAGCTGTTTTTTGCTTCCTCTTTTTTCTCGGCAGCACCTTTTACGTAAAAACAATGATTCGCGAAAAGAAAAATCCAATATACAAATGGCTGTCATGGGGATACCATGGGCTATTAATGATCGGGCTCGTTGCCATCGGATATCCGTTGTTTGTTCTTGCTTATGTGCCAAGCGTTGTTCGGGCCGTTTATTTGTATGGAAAATCGTTGCCGATTATGAAACTAGGAATATTAGAATTTGCCAACGCAATCTATTTTTTAATTGCGATGGTCGTTCTTTACTCATAA
- the moaD gene encoding molybdopterin converting factor subunit 1 — translation MITLLFFAHLQEAVGEGRIVLSNVPETVKALKEEVENRYHIDLKQVMVAVNEEYARDDQTLQPGDVVAFIPPVSGG, via the coding sequence ATGATCACACTGCTCTTTTTTGCGCATTTGCAGGAAGCGGTTGGAGAGGGACGTATCGTGCTTTCTAACGTTCCCGAAACGGTAAAGGCATTAAAAGAAGAAGTCGAAAACCGTTATCACATTGATTTGAAACAAGTGATGGTTGCGGTGAACGAGGAATATGCCCGCGATGATCAAACGCTTCAGCCTGGCGATGTCGTTGCCTTTATTCCACCGGTAAGCGGAGGGTAA
- a CDS encoding molybdenum cofactor biosynthesis protein MoaE: MNERLFMITDKPVSIEDVVKKVMRPEAGAVTTFAGTVREWTNGKRTLFLQYEAYVSMAEKMLEQIGAEIREKWPETKVAITHRIGRLDIGDIAVVIAVSSPHRNDAYEANRYAIERIKQIVPIWKKEHWEDGTEWVGNQLGTKAYPTGKPEGEDLP; this comes from the coding sequence ATGAATGAACGTCTTTTTATGATTACAGACAAGCCAGTTTCCATCGAGGATGTGGTGAAAAAAGTGATGCGTCCCGAAGCTGGAGCGGTGACAACGTTTGCCGGGACGGTACGCGAATGGACAAACGGAAAACGGACGCTGTTTTTGCAATACGAGGCGTACGTATCGATGGCGGAAAAAATGCTCGAACAAATCGGCGCAGAAATTCGCGAAAAATGGCCGGAAACGAAAGTGGCGATTACGCACCGAATCGGCAGGCTTGATATCGGCGATATCGCCGTTGTCATCGCCGTTTCGTCGCCGCACCGCAACGATGCGTATGAGGCAAACCGATACGCCATTGAGCGCATTAAACAAATTGTCCCAATTTGGAAAAAAGAGCATTGGGAAGACGGAACGGAATGGGTCGGCAATCAATTAGGGACGAAAGCATACCCGACGGGAAAGCCGGAAGGAGAGGATTTGCCATGA
- the argC gene encoding N-acetyl-gamma-glutamyl-phosphate reductase: MNIAVIGATGYGGVELVRFLQHHPYVRSCSLYSSSQDGIHLSESFPHVGEIEGAVLRKIDVEQVADEHEVVFFATPPGVSSSFAPALVDKGVKVIDLSGDFRLKDRSIYETWYKRQTASDRYLQQAVYGLTEWNKEKIRSAQLLSNPGCYPTATLLGLAPLVKERLIEENSIIVDAKSGVSGAGRKASLNTHFSEVNENVKIYKVNSHQHIPEIEQMLKTWNERIQPITFSTHLIPMTRGIMATIYAKVKKELSIEILFDLYKTSYKDSKFVRIRKPGQFPATKEVYGSNYCDIGVAYDERTGRVTVVSVIDNLVKGAAGQAIQNLNVMMGWEEESGLTVGPIYP, encoded by the coding sequence ATGAATATCGCAGTCATTGGTGCGACAGGGTATGGCGGTGTGGAATTGGTAAGGTTTTTACAACACCATCCGTATGTTCGTAGCTGTTCTCTTTATTCTTCTTCGCAAGACGGCATCCATTTATCCGAAAGCTTCCCGCATGTCGGCGAAATAGAGGGAGCGGTCCTTCGGAAAATCGATGTGGAACAGGTGGCAGATGAGCATGAAGTCGTCTTTTTCGCCACTCCGCCGGGCGTTTCTAGCTCATTTGCGCCGGCGTTGGTGGACAAAGGAGTAAAAGTGATTGACTTGTCCGGCGATTTTCGCCTGAAAGATAGATCCATTTACGAAACGTGGTATAAGCGACAAACGGCTTCCGATCGCTATTTGCAACAGGCGGTATACGGATTGACAGAATGGAATAAAGAAAAAATCCGAAGTGCTCAGCTTCTTTCTAATCCGGGATGCTACCCGACCGCTACATTGCTTGGGTTAGCCCCGCTTGTGAAAGAACGGTTAATCGAAGAAAATTCGATTATTGTTGATGCAAAATCCGGGGTATCGGGAGCAGGGAGAAAAGCATCGTTAAATACCCATTTTTCCGAAGTCAATGAAAATGTCAAAATTTATAAAGTAAATTCTCACCAACATATCCCGGAAATCGAACAAATGCTGAAAACTTGGAACGAACGTATTCAGCCGATTACGTTTAGCACGCATTTAATTCCGATGACAAGAGGGATTATGGCAACGATTTATGCGAAAGTGAAAAAAGAGCTGTCGATAGAAATATTGTTCGATTTATATAAAACAAGTTATAAAGATTCGAAGTTTGTCCGCATTCGCAAGCCCGGACAATTCCCAGCCACAAAAGAAGTGTATGGTTCCAACTATTGCGATATCGGAGTTGCATATGATGAACGAACAGGAAGAGTGACGGTTGTTTCCGTCATCGACAACCTTGTTAAAGGGGCAGCGGGACAGGCGATTCAAAATTTGAACGTGATGATGGGCTGGGAGGAAGAAAGCGGGCTTACGGTAGGCCCGATTTATCCATAA
- the mobB gene encoding molybdopterin-guanine dinucleotide biosynthesis protein B: protein MNVWQVVGYKNSGKTTLIEKWVQAASEEGYRVGTVKHHGHGGHPDRNDSYTDSRRHEQAGAVAVSVEGGGLLELHAWQPTWSLAQILSLYQLLPLDFVLVEGYKKEKYKKVVMLRSKDDWDSLSQLSNIIAVIAWESLSQLSFIPYPLFSIDDEESYLHWLMNEVRKANE from the coding sequence ATGAACGTCTGGCAAGTTGTTGGCTATAAAAATAGCGGCAAAACGACGCTTATCGAAAAATGGGTGCAAGCGGCATCCGAGGAAGGATACCGCGTTGGAACGGTGAAGCACCATGGACATGGCGGCCATCCCGATAGAAACGATTCCTATACGGATTCAAGGCGCCATGAGCAGGCGGGAGCGGTTGCCGTTTCGGTGGAAGGCGGCGGGCTGCTCGAGCTTCACGCGTGGCAGCCGACGTGGTCGCTGGCGCAAATTTTATCCTTATATCAGCTTTTGCCGCTTGACTTCGTGCTTGTCGAAGGCTACAAAAAGGAAAAGTATAAAAAAGTGGTCATGCTGCGAAGCAAGGACGATTGGGATTCGCTGTCACAGCTCTCCAATATTATCGCCGTAATTGCGTGGGAATCTCTTTCACAATTGTCTTTTATTCCATATCCTTTATTTTCTATCGACGATGAAGAAAGCTATTTACATTGGTTAATGAATGAGGTGAGAAAGGCGAATGAATGA